One Mycobacterium sp. SMC-4 DNA window includes the following coding sequences:
- a CDS encoding neutral zinc metallopeptidase: MTFNEGMRIDTSTASSSGGTGRGPGRGIAVGGGVGGLLIVVVALLLGVDPGTVMPQQQQYNTDGFAAPGFDISQCRTGEDANTIVQCRVLATGNSLDAIWAQLLPGQYTRPQVALFSNDVNTACGPATSDVGPFYCPADQTAYFDVEFFDVLQTRFGASGGPLAQEYVVAHEFGHHVQNLQGILGRSQGPGAQGPTGAGVRTELQADCYAGVWAHYAAITKQEGTDVTFLKPLTDRDIADALSAAAAVGDDRIQEAATGRVNPEAWTHGSATQRQKWFTEGYRTGDPRTCDTFATRNLG; encoded by the coding sequence ATGACCTTCAACGAAGGTATGCGCATCGACACCAGTACCGCTTCGTCAAGTGGCGGCACCGGACGCGGCCCGGGACGTGGCATCGCCGTCGGCGGGGGTGTCGGGGGGCTCTTGATCGTCGTGGTGGCGCTGCTGCTCGGGGTCGACCCCGGCACCGTGATGCCGCAACAACAGCAGTACAACACCGACGGCTTCGCAGCTCCGGGGTTCGACATCAGCCAGTGCCGGACCGGCGAGGACGCCAACACGATCGTGCAATGCCGGGTACTGGCGACGGGCAACTCGCTGGACGCCATTTGGGCCCAACTGCTGCCGGGCCAGTACACCCGGCCGCAGGTCGCACTGTTCAGTAATGACGTCAACACCGCGTGCGGGCCTGCCACCAGCGACGTCGGTCCGTTCTACTGTCCGGCGGACCAGACCGCGTACTTTGATGTCGAGTTCTTCGATGTGCTGCAAACCCGGTTCGGTGCCAGCGGCGGACCGCTGGCCCAGGAGTACGTCGTCGCACACGAATTCGGCCATCACGTGCAGAACCTGCAAGGGATCCTGGGCCGCTCCCAGGGACCCGGCGCCCAGGGCCCGACCGGTGCCGGTGTGCGCACCGAACTGCAGGCCGACTGCTATGCCGGCGTCTGGGCACACTACGCGGCGATAACGAAACAAGAGGGCACTGACGTCACGTTTCTCAAACCGTTGACCGATCGCGACATCGCCGACGCCCTGTCGGCGGCCGCAGCCGTCGGCGACGACCGCATCCAGGAGGCGGCGACCGGCCGGGTCAACCCGGAGGCGTGGACCCACGGCTCGGCGACCCAACGGCAGAAATGGTTCACCGAGGGTTACCGCACCGGCGACCCGCGGACCTGCGACACGTTCGCGACCAGAAACCTTGGGTAG